The following are from one region of the Vanessa cardui chromosome 3, ilVanCard2.1, whole genome shotgun sequence genome:
- the LOC124543804 gene encoding solute carrier family 35 member F1-like gives MAVVCVVWADVEGAPTDGKNQLVGDMLCLGGSLLYAVMTVLQEIMLQSHSCAEYLALLGFIGSVLSCTQTFFLEFGEVLTFNWYELDTIVQLGSYCGVQTIFQILQSFMLRDSGSIILHLSFLSADYYTLIAGMYIFQFKFHALYFLSYLLAMVGVFLFSSRPTCPPPAPILPQLIHDSVQSQDNVSMEFTVPTLDCIPLSEGLEPPMSRDTTFTSFLGGPQTNLSNVPNGNVTFGHSNGINNTKEPTQN, from the exons ATGGCGGTTGTGTGTGTTGTGTGGGCTGATGTTGAGGGTGCTCCTACTGATG gTAAAAATCAACTAGTAGGAGATATGCTCTGCTTAGGAGGCTCTCTCCTTTATGCAGTAATGACTGTGCTTCAAGAAATCATGCTCCAATCACATTCATGTGCAGAGTACCTGGCCCTGCTTGGTTTTATTGGCAGTGTTCTATCTTGCACTCAAACATTTTTCCTGGAGTTTGGAGAAGTATTGACATTCAACTGGTATGAGCTTGATACAATTGTGCAGCTGGGAAGTTACTGTGGGGTGCAGACAATATTTCAGATATTACAGAGTTTCATGCTGCGTGATTCTGGCTCTATTATACTGCATCTATCTTTTCTCTCTGCAGATTATTATACACTTATTGCTGGAATgtacatatttcaatttaag TTTCACGCGTTGTACTTCCTATCCTATTTGTTGGCAATGGTGGGCGTGTTCCTGTTCAGTTCACGACCCACATGTCCCCCGCCGGCGCCCATACTTCCTCAACTCATCCATGATTCTGTGCAGTCACAGGATAATGTTTCCAT GGAGTTCACAGTGCCCACTCTGGACTGCATTCCCCTCTCAGAGGGACTAGAACCACCGATGAGTAGAGATACAACATTTACATCATTCCTTGGCGGGCCACAGACAAACTTATCTAATGTTCCAAATGGAAATGTTACTTTTGGACACTCAAATGGTATCAATAATACCAAAGAACCAACTCAAAATTAG
- the LOC124543599 gene encoding sialomucin core protein 24, translated as MKKIIFLCLLSLSVCLSKPAVEQAASQPTAVSNSSVDPKTQKPDQTPPAHITESQTPPKSTQSTEQKVPQNVPQQNASEVPLSTVPSLPPKNTEIAKPTNDNKTTDKQSTIKETTQSTAVSNVTTEKTNNDVKPTEKAKEEPSTEKVMTAKPTEVPKTTEAPKSDADNHILQARGFDGASFIGGIILTLGLLAIGFMGFKYYKNQTERNYHTL; from the exons atgaagaaaataatatttttgtgccTACTATCGCTCTCCGTTTGTCTCAGCAAACCAGCTGTAGAACAAG CAGCAAGTCAACCTACTGCAGTCAGCAACTCATCTGTTGACCCTAAAACTCAAAAACCCGATCAGACTCCGCCTGCTCATATCACAGAATCTCAAACACCCCCAAAATCTACGCAATCAACTGAACAAAAAGTACCACAAAACGTACCGCAACAAAATGCATCTGAAGTCCCACTTAGCACAGTTCCATCATTACCACCCAAAAACACTGAAATTGCTAAGCCCACTAATGACAACAAAACAACAGACAAACAATCTACAATCAAAGAAACTACCCAAAGCACGGCAGTAAGTAATGTTACCACAGAGAAAACAAACAATGATGTTAAGCCCACTGAAAAGGCAAAAGAAGAGCCATCAACAGAAAAGGTTATGACTGCGAAACCAACTGAAGTTCCTAAGACTACTGAAGCACCTAAGTCTGATGCCGACAATCACATTCTTCAAGCAAGAGG GTTCGACGGAGCAAGCTTTATTGGTGGTATTATACTGACCTTGGGTCTTCTCGCTATTGGATTCATGGGATTCAAATACTACAAGAACCAAACTGAAAGAAATTATCACACtctctaa
- the LOC124543798 gene encoding crossover junction endonuclease MUS81: protein MSLVEGKRITFKRARPNPLFQYWLEELFEQAHKKNSKFESILKEALDSISKYPLPLQSGAECAILKGFDKRLCLFIDKRLEEYKNLNKVTSNPSPNGINISISPPPDAPTLPRSPIEKNKSSEVHSSAAHPNPRNKKNKMKYKPAFRSGGYAILMGLLDHTTCSSTQSLQKDELINIAQKYCEESFTRPKPETFYTAWSNMSRLISKGLVNKTGGRKCQYSLTDLGISVAKELFLDTQNMPTVNDIIFNDKSYDTAASQNVENEVIVLEEDSSKTDHILKNNSLIKDHLIDEQIADLDQQIIVMDAGTFDIILLIDKNETSGCSKKNDPTVAQFNKFPDLKHEYRSLKVGDFTWVARHKTSNQELVLPYVVERKRMDDLGASIKDGRFHEQKFRLRKCGLKHVIYMVESYGKNKYVGLPVQTLMQGLANTRVQDDFKVHVTDSLTHSARFLAMMTLRLTFEFKNKQLKGHNKESCNDILMTFEFFNKSSIKNKPLSVTDTFIKLLLQLKGVSVEKALAITNVYKTPVALIKAYELCTEKEAEILLANLKCGLTSRNVGPSVSKTVYQLFKFENIR from the exons atgagTCTGGTAGAAGGCAAAAGAATAACTTTTAAAAGAGCGAGACCAAATCCTTTATTTCAGTATTGGTTAGAGGAATTATTCGAACaagcacataaaaaaaatagtaagtttGAAAGCATCCTAAAAGAAGCTCTGGATTCTATATCAAAATATCCTTTGCCTTTACAGTCTGGAGCCGAGTGTGCTATACTCAAAGGATTTGATAAACGTCTGTGCTTATTCATTGATAAACGACTggaagaatataaaaatttaaataaagtgacATCTAACCCTTCCCCAAATGGaattaatatttccatttcACCACCTCCAGATGCACCGACTTTACCTAGGTCacctatagaaaaaaataaatcttctgAAGTACACTCTAGTGCTGCTCATCCCAAtccaagaaacaaaaaaaataaaatgaagtacAAACCAGCTTTTCGTTCTGGTGGTTACGCTATCTTGATGGGTCTATTAGATCATACAACATGTAGCAGTACACAGTCCCTACAAAAAGATGAACTGATTAACATAGCACAAAAATATTGTGAAGAATCTTTTACCAGACCAAAACCAGAAACTTTCTATACTGCATGGTCAAACATGAGCAGGCTAATATCAAAAGGTTTAGTAAACAAAACTGGGGGTAGAAAATGTCAATACTCTTTAACAGATTTGGGTATATCTGTAGCCAAAGAACTTTTCTTGGACACTCAAAATATGCCAACtgttaatgatataatttttaatgataaatcatATGATACTGCAGCATCGCAGAATGTAGAAAATGAAGTTATTGTTCTTGAAGAGGATAGTTCTAAAACAGatcatattttgaaaaataattctttaataaaagaCCATTTAATAGATGAGCAAATTGCAGACTTAGACCAACAAATAATAGTGATGGATGCTGGAACTTTTGATATCATACTATTGATTGACAAAAACGAAACTAGTGG GTGTTCCAAAAAGAATGATCCTACAGTGGCACAGTTTAACAAATTCCCTGACTTGAAACATGAGTACCGAAGTTTAAAAGTTGGAGATTTTACCTGGGTGGCTCGTCATAAAACCAGTAATCAAGAACTAGTTCTTCCGTATGTTGTGGAAAGAAAAAGAATGGATGATTTAGGTGCTAGTATTAAGGATGGAAGGTTCCATGAGCAAAAATTTAGACTGAGAAAGTGTGGATTGAAACATGTTATTTATATGGTGGAAAGTTATggtaaaaacaaatatgttggTTTACCTGTGCAGACTTTGATGCAGGGTCTAGCAAACACAAGAGTTCAGGATGATTTTAAGGTCCATGTGACTGACTCTCTGACCCATTCAGCTAGATTCTTAGCTATGATGACATTAAGattaacatttgaatttaaG AACAAACAATTAAAAGGACATAACAAAGAATCATGTAATGATATACTTATGACATTTGAGTTCTTCAATAAGTcctcaataaaaaataagccaCTCTCAGTAACagatacatttataaaactacTTCTTCAACTAAAAGGTGTCTCAGTTGAAAAGGCTCTAGCAATTACTAATGTGTATAAAACTCCTGTAGCTCTGATAAAGGCATATGAACTCTGCACAGAGAAGGAAGCAGAAATATTATTGGCCAACTTAAAATGTGGGCTAACAAGTCGAAATGTTGGGCCTAGTGTAAGCAAAACAGTGTATCAActctttaaatttgaaaatattagaTGA
- the LOC124543578 gene encoding RNA polymerase-associated protein CTR9 homolog, whose protein sequence is MSLEIPLMSTDEVIELDPEQLPSGDEVLSILQQERSQLNVWINVALAYYKQKKINDFLKILEASRVDANIDYREFERDQMRALDMLAAYYVQEANKEKSKDKKKELFTKATLLYTMADKIIMYDQNHLLGRAYFCLLEGDKMGQADTQFNFVLNQSPNNVPSLLGKACIAFNRKDYRGALAFYKKALRTNPNSPAALRLGMGHCFMKLNNQEKARMAFERALQLDPQCVGALVGLSILKLNLQESESNKMAVIMLSKAYAIDLKNPMVLNHLANHFFFKKDYNKVQHLALHAFHNTENEAMRAESCHHLARAFHAQGDCVQAFQYYYQATQFAPPNFVLPHYGLGQMYIYRGDTENAAQCFEKVLKAQPGNYETMKILGSLYANSPSQLQRDIARQHLKKVTEQFPDDVEAWIELAQILEQNDLQGSLNAYSTAMKILKEKVNADIPAEILNNVAALHYRLGNLPEAKKYLEEALEREKVDAETLDAQYYNSIAVTTMYNLARLNEALCVYNKAEKLYKDILKEHPNYIDCYLRLGCMARDKGQIYEASDWFKEALKVNIEHPVTWSLLGNLHLAQQEWGPGQKKFERILQNSSTSNDAYSLIALGNVWLQTLHQPCREKDKEKRHQERALAMYKQVLKNDPKNIWAANGIGCVLAHKGCINEARDIFAQVREATADFPDVWMNIAHIYVEQKQYINAIQMYENCIRKFRTQHDVEWLTWLARAQTLAGRARAARSSLLRARRVAPHDVALLHNTALALRRLAAHVLKDERSELRVVLRAVHELHVSHRYFQRLAGAAGAGGAGGAGGEEGGERRGAEATAAAGEARTCADLLSQAQWHVARARRQHQEELTLRDRQREQREAFRRQQEEERKRREEEQAKSTVEMSQKRQEYKEKTKNALLFADMPTESKSKGRGRRRDEYVSDSGSEPDRPREEGGEPKQRKRKREAGEGKGRSRKRRDARASASDSDAPRKRPRKKGEKGIGRREKAKISEPSAKQRAKIVSKETISTSESDSDNERKSRSRSRSGSRSRSGSRSPPATKGRKRIMSASDSDRSRSKSRSKSRSRSGSVKSRSRSKSRSRSKSRSRSKSGSRSKSRSRSKSRSKSRSKSRSKSRSRSKSGSRSKSPSRSRSRSKSRSRSKSKSASRSRSRSKSGSRSRSGSRSHSGSRSRSGSRNSRPATPESRKSVSASEDEA, encoded by the exons ATGTCGCTCGAAATACCGTTAATGAGCACCGATGAG GTGATAGAGTTAGACCCGGAACAACTCCCGTCTGGAGATGAAGTGCTCAGTATTTTACAACAAGAACGATCCCAACTCAATGTCTGGATCAATGTTGCG CTtgcatattataaacaaaagaaaatcaatgattttcttaaaatattggaAGCGTCTCGTGTGGATGCCAACATTGACTACAGAGAGTTTGAGCGGGATCAAATGCGTGCCCTCGATATGTTGGCTGCATATTATGTCCAAGAAGCGAATAAGGAGAAGTCAAAGGACAAGAAAAAGGAGTTATTTACAAAAGCAACATTGCTCTATACTATGGCGGACAAGATTATAATGTATGATCAG aaCCATCTTCTTGGTCGGGCTTACTTTTGTCTTCTCGAAGGTGATAAAATGGGACAAGCAGACACTCAGTTTAATTTTGTGTTGAACCAGTCTCCTAACAATGTACCATCACTACTCGGTAAAGCCTGTATTGCATTCAATAGAAAGGACTACAGAGGAGCTTTAGCATTTTATAAGAAAGCACTGAGAACAAATCCAAATAGTCCAGCAGCATTGCGTCTTGGAATGGGACATTGTTTTATGAAGTTGAATAATCAGGAGAAAGCTAg AATGGCTTTTGAAAGAGCCCTGCAACTGGATCCTCAGTGTGTTGGTGCATTAGTGGGACTTTCTATTTTGAAACTAAACTTACAAGAGAGTGAATCTAATAAAATGGCTGTCATCATGTTGTCAAAGGCTTATGCTATTGACCTTAAGAACCCAATGGTGCTTAACCATTTAGCTAACCACTTCTTTTTTAAAAAG GATTACAACAAAGTGCAACATCTAGCTCTCCACGCCTTTCACAATACTGAAAATGAAGCAATGCGAGCAGAGAGCTGCCACCACTTAGCGAGAGCATTTCATGCACAAGGTGACTGCGTGCAGGCTTTCCAGTATTACTACCAGGCAACTCAGTTTGCCCCACCAAACTTTGTGTTGCCCCACTATGGCTTAGgacaaatgtatatttacagaGGTGACACTGAAAAT GCTGCCCAGTGTTTTGAGAAAGTTCTTAAAGCACAACCAGGAAATTATGAGACTATGAAGATCCTGGGATCCCTGTACGCAAATTCTCCATCACAACTACAAAGAGATATTGCTCGACAACATTTGAAGAAGGTTACTGAACAGTTCCCAGATGATGTAGAAGCTTGGATTGAATTGGCCcaaatattggaacaaaatgaCTTGCAG GGCTCCTTAAATGCATACTCCACGGCAATGAAGATCTTAAAAGAGAAGGTGAATGCGGACATTCCAGCTGAAATATTGAACAATGTTGCAGCGCTCCACTATAGACTTGGAAATTTACCTgaagcaaaaaaatatcttgaagaAGCCTTAGAGAG AGAAAAAGTTGATGCAGAAACATTGGATGCACAGTACTATAATTCAATAGCAGTCACAACTATGTACAATCTAGCAAGACTCAATGAAGCACTTTGCGTGTACAATAAAGCTGAAAAACTATACAAGGATATTTTAAAGGAGCATCCTAATTATATAGACTGCTATTTAAG ACTGGGCTGTATGGCTCGTGACAAGGGACAAATCTATGAAGCCTCCGATTGGTTCAAAGAAGCTCTTAAAGTAAACATAGAGCATCCGGTCACCTGGTCTCTCCTGGGAAATTTGCATCTAGCGCAACAGGAGTGGGGACCGGGACAGAAGAAATTCGAAAGAATTCTGCAAAATTCTTCCACTTCTAATGATGCTTATTCACTTATTGCTCTCG GAAATGTTTGGCTACAAACTCTGCACCAGCCATGTCGCGAGAAAGACAAAGAGAAGCGACACCAAGAGCGGGCCCTAGCCATGTATAAGCAAGTCCTCAAGAATGACCCTAAGAACATTTGGGCGGCCAATGGAATTGGATGTGTTTTGGCACataag GGATGCATAAATGAAGCTCGTGACATTTTCGCGCAAGTGCGTGAAGCGACCGCAGATTTTCCGGACGTCTGGATGAACATCGCGCACATATACGTCGAGCAAAAGCAGTACATCAACGCCATACAGATG TACGAGAACTGCATCCGCAAGTTCCGCACGCAGCACGACGTCGAGTGGCTGACGTGGCTGGCGCGCGCGCAGACGCTCGCcggccgcgcgcgcgccgcccgctcGTCGCtgctgcgcgcgcgccgcgtGGCGCCGCACGACGTCGCGCTGCTGCACAACACGGCGCTCGCGCTGCGCCGCCTCGCCGCGCACGTGCTCAAGGACGAGCGCTCCGAGCTGCGCGTCGTGCTGCGCGCCGTGCACGAGCTGCACGTGTCGCACCGCTACTTCCAGCGgctggcgggcgcggcgggcgcggggggcgcggggggcgcggggggcgagGAGGGCGGGGAGAGGCGCGGCGCGGAGGCGACTGCGGCGGCGGGCGAGGCGCGCACGTGCGCGGACCTGCTCTCCCAGGCGCAGTGGCACGTGGCACGCGCGCGCAGACAGCACCAGGAGGAGCTAACGCTGCGCGACCGCCAGCGCGAGCAGCGCGAGGCATTCCGACGACAGCAG GAAGAGGAACGCAAGCGCCGAGAAGAGGAACAAGCGAAAAGTACGGTGGAGATGTCACAGAAGCGTCAAGAGTACAAGGAGAAGACAAAAAACGCTCTGCTATTCGCCGACATGCCCACTGAGAGCAAGTCTAAGGGCCGAGGCAGGCGACGCGACGAATACGTCTCTGACTCTGGGAGCGAACCCGATAGACCCAGAGAAGAAGG AGGCGAGCCAAAGCAGCGCAAGCGCAAACGCGAGGCGGGAGAGGGCAAGGGCCGCTCGCGCAAACGCCGAGACGCGCGCGCATCCGCCAGCGACAGCGACGCGCCGCGCAAGCGACCGCGCAAGAAG ggCGAGAAAGGTATTGGCCGTCGAGAAAAAGCGAAAATATCTGAACCCAGTGCGAAACAACGCGCTAAAATCGTTTCCAAAGAAACGATCTCGACGTCCGAGTCGGACTCGGACAACGAGCGAAAGTCCCGCAGTCGGAGTCGCAGTGGGAGTCGCAGCCGCAGCGGGAGTCGCAGTCCGCCTGCTACTAAGGGCAGGAAGAGAATTATGTCGGCATCGGATAGCGATAG GTCCCGTTCAAAGAGCCGATCGAAATCCCGCAGCAGATCGGGTTCAGTTAAAAGCCGTTCCAGGTCCAAGAGTCGATCAAGATCAAAAAGCCGATCTAGGTCAAAAAGCGGTTCAAGGTCTAAGAGCCGCTCACGGTCTAAAAGCCGATCGAAATCTAGGAGCAAATCTAGATCTAAAAGCCGCTCGAGATCTAAGAGCGGTTCTCGGTCCAAGAGTCCATCTAGATCTCGTTCCag ATCTAAAAGCCGTTCCAGATCTAAGTCCAAGAGCGCTTCGAGGTCTCGTTCCAGATCTAAAAGCGGATCACGTAGTCGTTCCGGCTCCAGATCACATTCAGGCTCTAGATCCAGATCTGGATCGAGGAACTCCAGACCAGCGACACCTGAATCCAGGAAGTCTGTATCGGCGAGTGAAGACGAAGCTTAg
- the LOC124543606 gene encoding THO complex subunit 7 homolog, with protein sequence MGDEDVIRRRLLIDGDGTGDDRRLNVLLKTLIKWCNSSDEKSEESKSTQYDRMLAQLAQCEFAVTKSQLGSEMMAAELQSYESLSKILENGIEIAKDNIEKSKADLAQAKTVRKNRIEYDVLAKVISEQPDRKETLERLGTLKTELSSLETTKQQLESRLSLRKKQFHVLVTSIHQLQALLDEPDDLESISDDVEMKDIVN encoded by the exons atgggtGATG AAGATGTAATACGAAGAAGGCTTCTCATAGATGGGGACGGAACAGGGGACGATCGCCGCCTTAATGTTTtgcttaaaacattaataaaatggtGTAACAGTTCTGATGAAAAATCGGAAGAGAG caAATCAACACAATATGATAGAATGTTGGCTCAACTTGCTCAATGCGAATTTGCTGTAACAAAATCCCAACTGGGCTCTGAAATGATGGCCGCAGAACTTCAAAGTTACGAATCACTATCGAAAATACTAGAAAATGGAATAGAAATAGCGAAAGATAATATAGAAAAGAGTAAAGCTGATTTAGCTCAAGCGAAGACGGTGAGAAAGAATCGTATCGAGTATGATGTATTAGCGAAGGTAATAAGTGAACAGCCTGATAGGAAAGAGACTCTGGAGCGTCTTGGTACACTGAAAACGGAATTGAGCAGTCTTGAAACCACAAAACAACAGCTCGAGAGTCGACTGTCATTGAGGAAGAAACAATTCCACGTACTTGTGACGTCGATACATCAGTTGCAAGCATTGCTAGACGAACCAGATGATTTGGAATCTATTTCCGACGATGTCGAAATGAAGGACATTGTCAACTGA